A genomic stretch from Acidobacteriota bacterium includes:
- a CDS encoding AMP-binding protein, whose protein sequence is MGYTKLVHDFLEDSAARRPDKPALFAGGIWHAYGDLNGRANRLARLLIDRGLKRGDRVALFIENSAEYVVSYYAALKAGGTTVALNTENTAEDVAYIVRDCGVRFLVASHRLAARAFSPAAAGPDGAGPLSGWPLEAVCVWNGPKDAPAGLPGGALIRLPEAMEGRPGGDPGVRQIDLDVASIVYTSGSTGKPRGAVLSHLNIVSNTRSIVDYLELTADDRVLAVLPFYYIYGKSLLNTHFCVGGSVIVDNRFLYPNVILQTMRDQEATGFAGVPSTYSILLSRSNLKAMSFPKLRYVTQAGGAMAPSVQKEVAKAFAPARLFIMYGATEASARLSYLDPADLPRKWGSIGKPIANVELFVADDRGRPLPAGAEGEIAARGSNIMSGYWNHPEETDKVLRNGLYYTGDIGRMDEEGFLFVVGRTKDMIKIGGNRVSAKEIEEALHEHPSVAEVAVIGVPDEVLGEAPKAFLVLKKGAPEGLAEELPAFLQKHLAVYKIPKLYEIRQALPKNEAGKVLKLKLR, encoded by the coding sequence ATGGGATATACGAAGCTTGTTCATGACTTCCTCGAGGATTCCGCCGCCCGGCGGCCGGACAAGCCGGCCCTTTTCGCCGGGGGGATCTGGCACGCCTACGGCGACCTGAACGGCCGGGCGAACCGGCTGGCCCGCCTCCTGATCGACCGCGGCCTCAAGCGGGGCGACCGCGTGGCCCTGTTCATCGAGAACTCCGCCGAGTACGTCGTGAGCTATTACGCCGCGCTCAAGGCGGGCGGCACGACGGTGGCCCTGAACACGGAGAACACCGCGGAGGATGTCGCCTATATAGTCCGGGATTGCGGCGTCCGGTTCCTCGTGGCCAGCCACCGGCTCGCGGCCAGGGCCTTTTCGCCCGCCGCGGCCGGACCGGACGGCGCGGGTCCCCTCTCCGGCTGGCCGCTCGAGGCCGTCTGTGTCTGGAACGGGCCGAAGGACGCGCCCGCCGGCCTGCCGGGCGGAGCGCTCATCCGCCTGCCCGAAGCCATGGAGGGCCGGCCCGGCGGCGATCCCGGCGTGCGCCAGATCGATCTCGACGTCGCCTCCATCGTCTACACGTCGGGCAGCACGGGGAAGCCGCGGGGAGCCGTGCTGTCGCATCTCAACATCGTCTCCAACACCCGCTCGATCGTCGACTACCTCGAGCTGACGGCCGACGACCGGGTCCTGGCCGTCCTGCCCTTCTATTACATCTACGGCAAGTCGCTCCTGAACACCCATTTCTGCGTCGGCGGCTCGGTCATCGTGGACAACCGGTTCCTCTACCCCAACGTCATCCTCCAGACCATGCGGGACCAGGAGGCGACCGGTTTCGCCGGCGTGCCGTCGACCTACAGCATCCTGCTGAGCCGGTCCAATCTCAAGGCCATGTCGTTCCCCAAGCTCCGCTACGTGACCCAGGCCGGCGGCGCCATGGCCCCGTCCGTCCAGAAGGAGGTGGCCAAGGCCTTCGCCCCGGCCCGCCTGTTCATCATGTACGGGGCGACCGAGGCCTCGGCCCGGCTCTCGTATCTCGACCCGGCCGACCTGCCCCGCAAGTGGGGCTCCATCGGCAAGCCCATCGCCAACGTCGAGCTCTTCGTCGCCGACGACCGGGGCCGCCCCCTGCCCGCCGGCGCGGAGGGCGAGATCGCCGCCCGGGGCTCGAACATCATGTCAGGTTACTGGAACCACCCCGAGGAAACGGACAAGGTCCTGCGGAACGGGCTCTATTACACCGGCGACATCGGGCGGATGGACGAGGAGGGCTTCCTCTTCGTCGTCGGGCGGACCAAGGACATGATCAAGATCGGGGGCAACCGGGTGAGCGCCAAGGAGATCGAAGAAGCCCTCCACGAGCACCCATCCGTCGCCGAGGTGGCTGTCATCGGCGTCCCGGACGAGGTCCTCGGAGAGGCCCCCAAGGCGTTCCTCGTCCTCAAAAAGGGGGCCCCCGAGGGCCTGGCCGAGGAGCTCCCGGCCTTCCTCCAGAAGCACCTGGCCGTCTACAAGATCCCCAAGCTCTACGAGATCCGCCAGGCCCTGCCCAAGAACGAAGCGGGCAAGGTCCTCAAGCTCAAGCTGCGGTGA
- the nadE gene encoding NAD(+) synthase, which yields MPFSKNDIKIDAAAEAARIVERMRQIVGRDLHRQGAVVGISGGIDSSVCLALSARAFGPEKVLGITMPESDSNPLSAVLARKLARQYGVPYIVEDMTSALAGFGTYRRRDEAMKNVFPEYDSTYRAKIILPSALGEKDQINVFRLKIISPEGEEKTERIPLKEYLQIVAASNFKQRSRMSMLYYHADRLNYAVIGTGNKNEHEQGFFVKYGDGGADLKPIAHLFKTQVFQMAAYLGVPREIQERTPTTDTYSAECTQEEFFFRVPFEIGDLIWYAMEKNVPAGEAARELGLDEARVVNIQNDIRRKIKATEYLRAEPRHIG from the coding sequence ATGCCTTTTTCGAAGAACGATATCAAGATCGACGCCGCCGCCGAAGCCGCCCGGATAGTCGAGAGGATGCGGCAGATCGTCGGCCGCGACCTCCATCGGCAGGGGGCCGTCGTGGGCATCAGCGGCGGGATCGACTCGAGCGTTTGCCTGGCCCTGAGCGCCAGGGCCTTCGGCCCGGAGAAGGTCCTGGGGATCACCATGCCCGAGTCCGACTCCAACCCCCTCAGCGCCGTCCTGGCCAGGAAGCTGGCGCGTCAATACGGCGTCCCGTACATCGTCGAGGACATGACCTCGGCCCTGGCCGGCTTCGGGACCTATCGCCGCCGCGACGAGGCCATGAAGAACGTCTTCCCCGAGTACGACTCCACGTACCGGGCCAAGATCATCCTGCCCTCGGCGCTCGGCGAAAAGGACCAGATCAACGTTTTCCGGCTTAAGATCATCTCGCCCGAGGGCGAGGAGAAGACCGAGCGGATCCCGCTCAAGGAATACCTCCAGATCGTCGCCGCCTCCAACTTCAAGCAGCGCAGCCGGATGTCCATGCTCTATTACCACGCCGACCGCCTGAATTACGCCGTCATCGGGACGGGCAACAAGAACGAGCACGAGCAGGGCTTCTTCGTCAAGTACGGCGACGGCGGGGCCGATCTCAAGCCGATCGCCCATCTCTTCAAGACCCAGGTCTTCCAGATGGCCGCCTACCTGGGGGTGCCGCGGGAGATCCAGGAGCGCACGCCGACGACCGACACCTACAGCGCCGAATGCACCCAGGAGGAGTTCTTCTTCCGCGTCCCCTTCGAGATCGGCGACCTCATCTGGTACGCCATGGAAAAGAACGTCCCGGCCGGCGAAGCGGCCCGGGAGCTCGGGCTGGACGAGGCCCGGGTCGTCAACATCCAGAACGACATCAGGCGCAAGATCAAGGCCACCGAGTACCTGAGGGCGGAGCCCCGGCACATCGGCTAG
- a CDS encoding SGNH/GDSL hydrolase family protein, producing the protein MAKSSYRPLLALPMILLAACGGNNMAYLHRIQADLDAVPGTKWEALSQKKVFFGHKSVGVNIVQGLREVMERRPAIRLNIRETADPADFSGPVFAHALIGANRDPGSKIRRFREIMDSGVGRSVDVAFMKLCFVDIDHTTDVEALFKEYAEALAALKADHPGVDFITVTVPLTSRPVGIKARLKRILGRLPWEEADNVKRNAYNDLLRERFRGSLFDLASIESRIDGDHKATFEKDGRRYELLYRPYTSDGGHLNAAGRQIVAIELLRFLAERPGR; encoded by the coding sequence ATGGCGAAGTCGAGCTACCGTCCGCTCCTGGCCCTGCCCATGATCCTTTTAGCGGCCTGCGGGGGAAATAACATGGCTTATCTCCATCGGATCCAAGCCGATCTGGATGCCGTGCCCGGGACGAAGTGGGAAGCCCTTTCACAGAAGAAGGTCTTTTTCGGCCACAAGTCCGTCGGCGTGAACATCGTCCAGGGCCTCCGGGAGGTCATGGAGCGTCGTCCGGCGATCAGGCTGAACATCCGGGAGACGGCTGACCCCGCGGACTTCTCCGGCCCCGTCTTCGCCCATGCCCTCATCGGGGCGAACAGGGACCCGGGCTCGAAGATCCGGCGGTTCCGGGAGATCATGGACAGCGGGGTCGGCCGCTCGGTCGACGTCGCCTTCATGAAGCTCTGCTTCGTCGATATCGACCACACGACCGACGTCGAGGCGCTCTTCAAGGAATACGCGGAGGCCCTGGCCGCCCTGAAAGCTGATCATCCCGGCGTCGATTTCATCACGGTCACCGTTCCCTTGACCTCCCGTCCCGTCGGGATCAAGGCCCGCCTGAAGAGGATCCTGGGGAGGCTGCCCTGGGAAGAAGCCGACAACGTCAAGAGGAACGCCTACAACGACCTGCTGAGGGAGCGGTTCCGGGGGTCCCTGTTCGACCTGGCCTCGATCGAGTCGCGGATCGACGGGGACCATAAGGCCACCTTCGAGAAGGACGGCCGGCGCTACGAACTCCTCTATCGCCCCTATACCAGCGACGGCGGCCATCTCAACGCCGCGGGGCGGCAAATCGTCGCGATCGAGCTTCTGCGCTTCCTCGCCGAGCGGCCGGGCCGCTAG
- a CDS encoding ATPase, whose amino-acid sequence MAEKRTCTRCLLTETTPGISFDADGVCNYCATYESKLNVQGEDKLLELLRTYKEKTKDKKYDCMVGLSGGRDSTYTLYKLVKDYGMRVLCIHYDNPFTSPQAVENMRRASEALGVEVVGWGFPQGEHVRATKKALRIWARRPSSALIPIVCAHCKNWWPTIFKIARKNDISLIVIGSNPLETASFKKAAFGGSRTYHKLTNIPRIIGRTAKELAANPRYLTLSWPLILSMYLGASHSSPYLRKRYKDIQVIRLFDYLPWNEREVEDKAKAFLGWERSPEVESSWRFDCRLDYVRRKMYAATVGVTELRDLFSKMIREGMMTREEAAARLEKEDRVDPAVIEDVLRQVDMKSDDLPLG is encoded by the coding sequence ATGGCCGAAAAAAGGACCTGCACCCGCTGTCTTCTCACCGAGACGACCCCCGGGATCTCATTCGACGCGGACGGGGTCTGCAACTACTGCGCGACCTATGAGTCCAAGCTGAACGTCCAGGGGGAGGACAAGCTCCTGGAGCTTCTGCGGACGTACAAGGAGAAGACAAAGGACAAGAAATACGACTGCATGGTCGGCCTGAGCGGCGGCCGCGACAGCACCTACACCCTCTACAAGCTGGTCAAAGACTACGGGATGCGGGTCCTCTGCATCCACTACGACAATCCGTTCACCTCGCCGCAGGCCGTCGAGAACATGCGGCGCGCCTCGGAAGCCCTCGGCGTCGAGGTCGTCGGCTGGGGTTTCCCCCAGGGTGAGCATGTCCGCGCGACCAAGAAGGCGCTGCGCATCTGGGCCAGGCGGCCGTCGTCCGCGCTCATCCCCATCGTCTGCGCCCACTGCAAGAACTGGTGGCCGACGATCTTCAAGATCGCCCGGAAGAACGACATCTCGCTCATCGTCATCGGCAGCAACCCGCTGGAGACGGCCTCGTTCAAGAAAGCGGCCTTCGGCGGGTCCCGGACCTACCACAAGCTCACGAACATCCCCCGGATCATCGGACGGACGGCCAAGGAGCTCGCGGCCAATCCCCGCTATTTGACCTTGTCGTGGCCGCTCATCCTGTCGATGTACCTGGGGGCCAGCCACAGCTCGCCCTATCTCCGGAAGCGGTACAAGGACATCCAGGTCATCCGGCTTTTCGACTATCTCCCCTGGAACGAGCGCGAGGTCGAGGACAAGGCCAAGGCCTTCCTCGGCTGGGAGAGATCGCCCGAGGTCGAATCCTCCTGGCGTTTCGACTGCCGGCTCGATTACGTCCGCCGGAAGATGTACGCCGCGACCGTCGGCGTGACCGAGCTCCGGGACCTCTTCAGCAAGATGATCCGGGAAGGCATGATGACGCGCGAGGAGGCGGCCGCCCGGCTCGAAAAAGAGGACCGGGTCGATCCGGCGGTCATCGAGGACGTCCTGCGCCAGGTCGACATGAAGTCCGACGACCTGCCGCTCGGTTAG